From one Rosa rugosa chromosome 4, drRosRugo1.1, whole genome shotgun sequence genomic stretch:
- the LOC133744784 gene encoding uncharacterized protein LOC133744784, translating into MVMEAEKKGVSSSLKSSTILRQQPQKSTAGALDDMFKIMDKNSVDMKVMRGLCANGIPFNVLRNPQFHEMISAINNGPRGYKVLAQPISNSSAERNWSTYSYIHSVKRNRLNAERADKLVFIHSNIRLLSRFSEGYNNGTYKRWDINPESTEVDDSPMRLEDLRWRMLDEDYVDEEESSRTKNTSSRPWADVFWAQTSFLGISTRKQGKLPSGSCKCIKELLLDNVHVGSFTIESLSLESFTLLYRHNSDPCHFSISGEKLAEINIKWENSKASSSITRSLNVYAPNLKYLKWIGNLLNYQNLGKFMCLETAHIFLKRQGDDYDFDNAFEVLCSFYRVKSLVLSEETIKVLLREGSMHAPLDGTIYLGMHIMNLTDDLVPAMVSLLRGMPNLKTLYINSYPSLHIVKPKACGFKRKYWKSQNLDCIHQLEEVSVALSTGYRTNALEFATYILEHAPKLKKMVICYLPHQFYIIERINKSKKISSATVVFKKRGVNDDGAMGESYYGKLFHLHRF; encoded by the exons ATGGTTATGGAAGCTGAAAAAAAAGGGGTTTCTTCATCTTTGAAAAGCTCAACAATCTTGAGGCAACAACCGCAAAAATCCACTGCAGGTGCTCTTGATGATATGTTCAAGATTATGGACAAAAATAGTGTTGATATGAAGGTGATGAGAGGATTGTGTGCTAATGGAATTCCATTTAATGTGTTAAGAAATCCCCAATTTCATGAGATGATTTCAGCTATAAATAATGGACCCAGGGGTTATAAG GTACTAGCTCAACCAATATCAAATTCATCTGCTGAAAGGAATTGGAGTACGTATTCATACATTCACAGTGTCAAGAGAAATAGGCTGAATGCTGAAAGAGCTGATAAATTAGTTTTTATTCATTCCAATATTCGTTTGCTTTCACGTTTCTCCGAAGGCTACAATAATGGAACTTATAAGAGATGGGACATTAATCCAGAATCAACGGAAGTAGATGATTCGCCAATGAGATTGGAGGACTTGCGATGGAGAATGTTAGACGAAGACTATGTTGATGAGGAAGAATCATCGCGTACCAAGAATACTTCAAGCAGACCT TGGGCTGATGTCTTTTGGGCCCAAACTAGCTTTCTGGGTATTAGTACTAGAAAACAGGGGAAACTTCCCTCGGGCTCATGCAAATGCATTAAGGAACTACTGTTAGACAATGTCCATGTGGGAAGTTTCACCATTGAAAGCTTGTCTTTGGAATCATTTACGTTGTTGTATCGCCATAATAGTGACCCCTGTCATTTCAGCATCTCAGGTGAGAAACTTGCTGAGATAAATATAAAGTGGGAAAATAGTAAAGCTAGCAGCAGTATTACCAGATCATTAAATGTTTATGCTCCAAATCTCAAGTATTTGAAATGGATTGGGAATTTGTTGAATTACcaaaatttggggaaatttatGTGTTTAGAGACGGCTCATATCTTTCTCAAGCGTCAGGGAGATGACTATGACTTTGACAATGCATTTGAGGTTCTTTGCAGTTTCTACAGGGTTAAATCACTTGTTCTGAGCGAGGAGACCATTAAG GTTTTGCTCAGGGAAGGTTCCATGCATGCCCCATTGGATGGTACTATTTACTTGGGTATGCATATTATGAACTTGACTGATGACCTAGTCCCTGCAATGGTATCTCTTCTGAGAGGAATGCCTAATTTGAAGACTTTGTACATCAATTCTTACCCTTCCTTGCACATTGTTAAACCAAAA GCCTGTGGTTTTAAGAGGAAATACTGGAAATCCCAAAATCTGGATTGTATTCATCAGCTTGAGGAGGTATCAGTAGCACTCTCCACTGGTTATCGTACTAATGCCTTGGAGTTCGCAACATATATTCTTGAGCATGCTccgaaattgaagaaaatggtcATATGTTATTTACCCCACCAGTTCTATATTATAGAGAGGATAAATAAAAGCAAGAAAATTTCCTCTGCAACTGTTGTCTTTAAGAAAAGAGGAGTGAATGACGATGGAGCAATGGGTGAAAGTTATTATGGGAAGCTCTTTCACTTGCACCGGTTCTGA
- the LOC133743313 gene encoding U3 small nucleolar RNA-associated protein 18 homolog, whose protein sequence is MSLISQNIPGHKTKRMDADEPSFLQGNEDSGDGKESNLEIMRMTKRKKARSGEDEKVAVEQEKETKKLENFLFGSIYSPVEFGKEDEEEAVDQVDKGSALFFVDRSGSIVHPGNDDDAKFSEEDTKQRKPVWMDEEEEKANINIARVNRLRKLRKEEDENFISGSEYVLRLRAQHAKLNPGTEWSQFDSQSRYNRYSDDESSDEENGLVVPRGYKEVGAVDDLLRTNEDLVVKSGGKLLPGLLEYSTLVDANAEEPCNGPINSVQFHRNAQLLLAAGLDRTLRFFQIDGKRNTKIESIFIDDCPIRKAAFLPDGSQVIIAGRRKFFYSFDLVKAKVDKIGPLVGREEKSLEVFEVSPDSSTIAFVGNEGYILLVSTKTKELIGTLKMNGTVRSLAFSNDGKQLLSSGGDGQVYQWDLRTGACFHKMIDEGCINGTALCTSPNGSLFAAGSFSGIVNIYNRDEVLGGKRKPIKTIENLTTKVDFMKFNNDAQILAICSSMKKDSLKLVHVPSYTVFSNWPPQRQVLHYPRCLDFSPGGGFMAVGNAAGKVLLYKLHHYHHA, encoded by the coding sequence ATGAGTTTAATATCACAAAACATTCCCGGCCACAAGACTAAGAGGATGGATGCTGATGAACCTTCATTTCTGCAAGGGAATGAAGACAGCGGTGATGGAAAAGAATCTAATTTAGAGATCATGAGGAtgacaaagagaaagaaagcaCGCAGCGGAGAGGATGAGAAGGTGGCAGTTGAGCAAGAAAAGGAAACGAAGAAGCTGGAAAACTTTTTGTTTGGATCAATCTATTCCCCAGTTGAGTTTGGGAAGGAGGATGAGGAAGAAGCTGTAGACCAGGTCGATAAAGGCTCTGCTTTATTCTTTGTTGACCGTTCTGGAAGTATTGTGCACCCTGGTAATGATGATGATGCAAAATTCTCAGAAGAGGATACTAAGCAAAGGAAACCTGTGTGGATggatgaggaagaggaaaagGCCAACATTAATATCGCTAGGGTTAATAGATTGAGGAAGCTGAGGAAGGAAGAGGATGAGAATTTTATTTCTGGTTCTGAGTATGTTTTACGATTAAGGGCTCAGCATGCTAAGCTGAATCCAGGTACAGAATGGTCTCAATTTGATTCACAGTCGAGGTACAATAGATACTCTGATGATGAGTCCTCCGATGAAGAAAATGGCTTAGTAGTGCCCCGTGGCTACAAGGAGGTTGGAGCTGTTGATGATCTCCTTCGTACAAATGAGGACcttgttgtgaagagtggtggaAAGTTGCTGCCTGGACTTCTTGAATATTCAACACTTGTGGATGCAAATGCAGAGGAACCTTGTAATGGTCCAATTAATTCGGTGCAATTTCATAGAAATGCTCAGTTGCTTCTTGCTGCTGGATTGGATCGAACGCTTAGATTTTTTCAGATTGATGGCAAACGGAATACTAAAATTGAAAGCATTTTCATTGATGATTGTCCCATACGGAAGGCAGCTTTCTTGCCTGATGGTTCTCAGGTTATTATAGCTGGAAGGAGGAAATTCTTTTATAGTTTTGATTTAGTAAAGGCGAAAGTTGATAAAATAGGTCCCCTGGTTGGTAGAGAAGAGAAAAGCTTGGAAGTTTTTGAGGTTTCCCCTGATTCAAGTACGATCGCGTTCGTGGGAAATGAAGGTTATATCTTATTGGTTTCCACTAAAACAAAGGAATTGATTGGGACACTCAAGATGAATGGAACAGTTCGCTCTTTAGCTTTTTCCAATGATGGGAAGCAACTGTTGAGCTCTGGTGGAGATGGACAGGTTTACCAGTGGGATCTGAGAACAGGGGCCTGCTTCCATAAAATGATTGATGAAGGTTGTATCAATGGTACAGCCCTTTGTACATCTCCAAATGGATCCTTGTTTGCTGCTGGTTCATTCAGTGGGATTGTTAATATTTATAATAGAGATGAGGTTTTAGGAGGCAAAAGAAAACCAATCAAGACTATCGAGAATCTTACAACCAAAGTAGATTTTATGAAGTTCAATAATGATGCTCAAATTTTAGCTATTTGTTCGAGCATGAAGAAGGACAGCTTAAAGTTGGTACATGTTCCATCATACACTGTATTTTCCAACTGGCCTCCTCAAAGGCAGGTCCTGCATTATCCTCGCTGTTTGGATTTTAGTCCCGGTGGAGGTTTCATGGCTGTGGGCAATGCTGCTGGAAAAGTGTTGTTGTACAAGTTGCATCATTACCATCATGCATAG